The Skermanella pratensis genome has a window encoding:
- a CDS encoding 3TM-type holin encodes MIPLVLAQLGLPLLLKAVGAGLEKIDGPVAAQAAQAVRAVDAAVGDGSIPAASVAEANRHMERMAELDSADRRVALTEVNRSLRAEVASEDAYVRRMRPTFGYIMALTWLAQMLAIAWVIVADPGQANLVITAMTSLGTIWTVGLSVLGIYVYKRSDDKRVAAGDGPEAGPFAVLARRLGKGTS; translated from the coding sequence ATGATCCCGCTGGTGCTGGCGCAGCTCGGGCTGCCGCTGCTCCTGAAGGCGGTCGGGGCGGGGTTGGAGAAGATCGACGGCCCCGTCGCGGCCCAGGCGGCTCAGGCCGTCCGGGCGGTGGATGCCGCGGTCGGCGACGGCAGCATCCCGGCCGCGTCGGTCGCCGAGGCGAACCGCCACATGGAACGGATGGCCGAGCTGGACTCCGCCGACCGGCGGGTCGCGCTGACCGAGGTGAACCGGAGCCTTCGGGCGGAAGTCGCGTCGGAGGACGCCTATGTCAGGCGGATGCGGCCGACCTTCGGCTACATCATGGCGCTGACCTGGCTCGCCCAGATGCTCGCCATCGCCTGGGTGATCGTCGCCGACCCCGGCCAGGCCAACCTGGTCATCACGGCGATGACCTCGCTCGGCACGATCTGGACCGTCGGTCTCAGCGTGCTGGGCATATATGTCTACAAGAGGTCCGACGACAAGCGGGTCGCGGCGGGCGATGGGCCGGAGGCCGGGCCGTTCGCAGTCTTGGCCCGGCGACTCGGAAAGGGGACGTCCTGA
- a CDS encoding cell wall hydrolase, whose translation MTRRRLVPVASPAPPPVTEPVPGRPDDGTIDVLARTLWGEARTGTLRGIEAVAAVVMNRAALEPGVAIADICRRFPCWSADNPDRFRLSVVQPAAPARVGRASSDALLFATCLRIARRAAAGVLDDPTGGATLYHDGGVLPDWAARLAPTAEIGDRLFYAVGGGEPS comes from the coding sequence ATGACCCGCCGGAGGCTGGTGCCCGTCGCATCTCCCGCCCCGCCGCCCGTCACGGAACCCGTTCCGGGCCGGCCGGACGACGGCACCATCGACGTCTTGGCCCGTACCCTGTGGGGCGAGGCCCGGACCGGGACGCTGCGCGGCATCGAGGCGGTGGCCGCCGTCGTCATGAACCGGGCGGCCCTGGAACCCGGCGTCGCCATCGCCGACATCTGCCGGCGCTTTCCCTGCTGGAGCGCCGACAACCCGGACCGCTTCCGGCTGTCCGTCGTCCAGCCGGCCGCTCCGGCGAGGGTCGGCCGGGCATCGTCCGACGCCCTGCTGTTCGCCACCTGCCTGCGGATCGCCCGGCGGGCGGCGGCCGGCGTGCTGGACGATCCGACCGGAGGGGCCACCCTGTACCATGACGGCGGGGTCCTGCCGGACTGGGCGGCCCGGCTGGCGCCGACCGCGGAGATCGGCGACCGCCTGTTCTACGCGGTCGGCGGCGGGGAGCCGTCATGA
- the terL gene encoding phage terminase large subunit, translated as MERFESFRDFLIVWNTFQDLPSPDHHMRIAEWLTTGWYGGDRRLLLMAFRNSGKSTVVGLFAAWLLKTDPSLRIMVLAADLALAKKMVRTVKRIVERHPQTQGLKPERADQWASDQFTVRRPMELRDPSMLALGIGANLTGSRADVVICDDVEVPRTCDTAPKREDLRERLGEIDYILVPGGMQLYVGTPHSYYTIYADEPRREIGEGVPFLDGFQRLLIPIRDAEGRSAWPTRFSNEAIERIRRATGPNKFESQMMLKPVSIADGRLDPDLMLPYEAELDYREARGVPVLMLGDRRMVSASCWWDPAYGAAAPDGAAREGRAGDGSVVAAVFSDADGGYWLHRIRYLTAVPDGGDHEAAQQCRQVAEFLRDLHLPSVMLETNGVGKFLPGILRRELARYGVAASVVEKNSSVPKDRRILEAFDAVLAAGALHAHRSVWDTPFVREMREWRPGGRHKGHDDGLDAVAGCLSNEPVRFGAVARPGRNADWRGSPAGRAVTDFKV; from the coding sequence GTGGAGAGGTTCGAGAGTTTCAGGGATTTCCTGATCGTGTGGAACACGTTCCAGGACCTGCCGTCGCCCGACCACCACATGCGCATCGCCGAATGGCTGACCACGGGCTGGTACGGGGGAGACCGCCGGCTCCTCCTGATGGCGTTCCGCAACAGCGGGAAATCGACCGTGGTCGGGCTGTTCGCGGCCTGGCTGCTGAAGACGGACCCGTCCCTGCGGATCATGGTGCTGGCGGCCGACCTGGCGCTGGCGAAGAAGATGGTCCGCACCGTCAAGCGGATCGTCGAGCGCCACCCCCAGACCCAGGGTCTCAAGCCCGAGCGGGCCGACCAGTGGGCCAGCGACCAGTTCACCGTCAGGCGGCCGATGGAGCTGCGCGATCCCAGCATGCTGGCCCTCGGGATCGGCGCGAACCTGACCGGCAGCCGGGCCGACGTGGTGATCTGCGACGACGTGGAGGTCCCGCGCACTTGCGACACCGCGCCGAAACGGGAGGACCTGCGCGAGCGGCTGGGCGAGATCGACTATATCCTGGTGCCCGGCGGCATGCAGCTCTATGTCGGCACGCCGCACAGCTACTACACCATCTATGCCGACGAGCCGCGCCGGGAGATCGGCGAGGGCGTCCCCTTCCTCGACGGTTTCCAGCGGCTTCTCATCCCGATCCGGGACGCCGAAGGCAGGAGCGCCTGGCCAACCCGCTTTTCGAACGAGGCGATCGAGCGCATCCGCCGGGCGACCGGGCCGAACAAGTTCGAGAGCCAGATGATGCTGAAGCCGGTCAGCATCGCCGACGGACGGCTCGACCCGGACCTCATGCTGCCTTACGAGGCGGAGCTGGACTACCGCGAGGCTCGCGGCGTTCCGGTGCTGATGCTGGGCGACCGGCGCATGGTCTCGGCCAGCTGCTGGTGGGACCCGGCCTACGGGGCGGCGGCGCCGGACGGCGCCGCGCGGGAGGGCAGGGCGGGGGACGGCAGCGTCGTGGCCGCCGTCTTCTCCGATGCCGACGGCGGCTACTGGCTGCACAGGATCCGCTACCTGACGGCAGTGCCGGACGGCGGCGACCACGAGGCGGCGCAGCAGTGCCGGCAGGTGGCGGAGTTCCTGCGCGACCTCCACCTGCCGTCGGTCATGCTGGAGACCAACGGCGTGGGCAAGTTCCTGCCCGGCATCCTGCGGCGGGAGCTGGCGCGGTACGGCGTCGCGGCCTCCGTCGTGGAGAAAAACTCCAGCGTCCCGAAGGACCGCCGCATCCTGGAAGCGTTCGACGCCGTGCTGGCCGCCGGCGCGCTGCATGCCCACCGCAGCGTCTGGGACACGCCCTTCGTGCGGGAAATGCGCGAGTGGCGCCCCGGCGGCCGGCACAAGGGCCATGACGACGGCCTGGATGCCGTCGCCGGATGCCTGTCGAACGAGCCGGTCCGCTTCGGCGCGGTCGCGAGACCCGGCCGGAACGCCGACTGGCGCGGTAGTCCGGCGGGTCGGGCGGTGACCGATTTCAAAGTGTGA
- a CDS encoding glycosyl hydrolase family 28-related protein codes for MTGHIKIGAVPPRRHYIADGTQRAFAYPFPIFASEDLEVHLDAALQTGGFTVTGGGATSGGTVIFDAAPAEGVQVTLLRRLPYERVTDFLESGALPARSLNDEFDYLTACVQQLADDALLTLRYAATDLPASSLLPGRAVRANRLLAFDGGGNPTVTPAVDADTLSSFVAPGAGAVRRSIRDKLADVASVRDYGAVGDGIADDTLAIQAALTAATSVFVPPGTYRVTGTLPVGYGQTLHGSGSGSILRADGEGFPVVLLPDSYAGLHHLRIEQGTVGIKLTGRDGPCVQNAVHDVTVWDTGTGIVLDGGDSPDRPCYWNNFARVLVVRHLLHGVHLVRTGEGDTPNANKFHCVRVYSLAVPSAGSGFYVQHGRYNNAFVDCEANLSTTAHSCFRIGPDTDKNLLVNLYTESVGGVPNVYLEAGSKETSVTNLFSASGGPAIWDQSGGEFTAYNAGYPAKNRLKKSQVTDLTVEAMRYETRFVDPVAGGLVLPDMTRSVHLVSAFNGAVEFRLPAPLDAEGRSLTVKKMDLSGNAVTVTDATGSGPDGRPFPLGSRYDFVTVVSNGAAWWITAAHAVPGNAGFFEGGALFEPDLARSFYLVSAYGGPTEVRLPAPSATLAVGRTVTIKKSDVSGNAVTVTQAGGGGPDGEAIALVEKGHAVTAMSNGAAWHILARNP; via the coding sequence ATGACAGGACACATCAAGATCGGCGCGGTTCCCCCGCGCCGGCACTATATCGCCGACGGGACCCAGCGGGCCTTCGCCTATCCGTTCCCGATCTTCGCGTCGGAGGACCTGGAGGTCCATCTGGACGCCGCCCTCCAGACCGGCGGCTTCACGGTGACCGGCGGCGGCGCCACGTCGGGCGGCACCGTCATCTTCGACGCGGCGCCGGCCGAGGGCGTCCAGGTCACCCTGCTGCGCCGGCTGCCCTACGAGCGGGTGACCGATTTCCTGGAGAGCGGCGCGCTGCCGGCCCGGTCGCTCAACGACGAGTTCGACTACCTGACCGCCTGTGTCCAGCAACTGGCCGACGACGCGCTCCTGACGCTGCGCTATGCCGCGACCGACCTCCCGGCCTCGTCGCTGCTGCCCGGCCGGGCGGTGCGGGCGAACCGGCTGCTGGCGTTCGACGGCGGCGGCAACCCGACCGTGACGCCGGCGGTGGATGCGGACACGCTGAGCAGCTTCGTGGCGCCGGGGGCCGGCGCGGTCCGGCGCTCGATCCGGGACAAGCTGGCCGACGTGGCGTCGGTGCGCGATTATGGCGCCGTCGGCGACGGCATCGCCGACGACACCCTGGCGATCCAGGCCGCGCTGACCGCCGCCACGTCCGTCTTCGTGCCGCCCGGCACCTACCGGGTGACCGGGACGTTGCCGGTGGGATACGGGCAGACGCTGCACGGATCGGGTTCGGGGTCGATCCTGCGCGCGGACGGCGAGGGCTTTCCGGTCGTCCTGCTGCCCGACAGCTATGCCGGCCTGCATCATCTGCGGATCGAGCAGGGCACCGTCGGCATCAAGCTGACCGGGCGCGACGGGCCGTGCGTGCAGAACGCCGTCCACGACGTGACGGTGTGGGACACCGGGACCGGCATCGTGCTGGACGGCGGCGACAGCCCGGACCGGCCCTGCTACTGGAACAACTTCGCCCGGGTGCTGGTGGTCCGCCACCTGCTGCACGGCGTCCACTTGGTCCGCACCGGGGAGGGCGACACGCCGAACGCCAACAAGTTCCACTGCGTCCGCGTCTATTCGCTGGCGGTGCCCAGCGCCGGCTCGGGCTTCTATGTCCAGCACGGGCGGTATAACAACGCCTTCGTCGATTGCGAGGCGAACCTGTCGACCACGGCCCATTCCTGCTTCCGGATCGGGCCGGACACCGACAAGAACCTGCTGGTCAACCTCTATACGGAATCGGTCGGCGGCGTCCCCAACGTGTACCTGGAGGCGGGCTCGAAGGAGACCTCCGTCACCAACCTGTTCTCGGCGAGCGGCGGGCCGGCGATCTGGGACCAGTCGGGCGGCGAGTTCACGGCCTACAACGCGGGCTATCCCGCCAAGAACAGGCTCAAGAAAAGCCAGGTCACCGACCTGACGGTGGAGGCGATGCGGTACGAGACCCGCTTCGTCGACCCGGTCGCGGGCGGGCTGGTGCTGCCCGACATGACGCGCTCGGTCCACCTGGTCAGCGCCTTCAACGGCGCCGTCGAGTTCCGCCTGCCGGCCCCGCTGGATGCCGAGGGGCGGTCGCTGACGGTCAAGAAGATGGACCTGAGCGGCAATGCCGTCACGGTCACGGACGCCACCGGGTCGGGGCCGGACGGCAGGCCGTTCCCGCTCGGCAGCCGGTACGATTTCGTCACCGTCGTCTCCAACGGGGCGGCGTGGTGGATCACGGCGGCCCACGCGGTGCCGGGCAACGCCGGCTTCTTCGAGGGCGGCGCCCTGTTCGAGCCGGACCTGGCGCGGAGCTTCTATCTGGTCAGCGCCTATGGCGGGCCGACCGAAGTCCGGCTGCCGGCTCCGTCCGCCACCCTGGCGGTCGGCCGCACCGTCACGATCAAGAAATCCGACGTCAGCGGCAATGCCGTGACCGTCACCCAGGCGGGCGGCGGCGGACCCGACGGCGAGGCCATCGCTCTCGTCGAGAAGGGCCATGCGGTGACCGCGATGTCCAACGGCGCCGCCTGGCACATCCTGGCGCGCAATCCATGA
- a CDS encoding phage capsid protein produces the protein MSSTIDRAFVKQFEREVHESFQRMGSKLRNTVRSKGDVRGASTIFQKVGKGVASPKARHGTIPVMNIDHAPVECILTDYYAGDWVDKLDELKTNIDERSVITNAGAYALGRKTDDLIIAQLDTSVSYAGLATDGLTKAKVLSAFETLGQADVPDDGQRYAVVGWKQWSQLLAIEEFAKSDYIGPDELPWRGTQAKRWLGTLWIPHSGLTLNGNVRLCHWYHKTAVGHAAGADVTTDVTWHGDRASHFVNNMMSQGACLIDTTGVVTLRCLES, from the coding sequence ATGTCCAGCACCATCGACAGGGCCTTCGTCAAGCAATTCGAACGCGAGGTCCATGAGAGCTTCCAGCGGATGGGCTCCAAGCTGCGCAACACCGTGCGCAGCAAGGGCGACGTCCGCGGCGCCTCGACGATCTTCCAGAAGGTCGGCAAGGGGGTCGCCTCGCCCAAGGCGCGCCACGGCACGATCCCGGTGATGAACATCGACCACGCGCCGGTCGAATGCATCCTGACCGACTATTACGCCGGCGACTGGGTCGACAAGCTGGACGAGCTGAAGACCAACATCGACGAGCGCTCGGTCATCACCAATGCCGGCGCCTATGCGCTGGGGCGCAAGACCGACGACCTGATCATCGCCCAGCTGGACACCTCGGTCAGCTATGCCGGCCTCGCCACCGACGGCCTGACCAAGGCCAAGGTGCTGTCCGCCTTCGAGACGCTGGGCCAGGCCGACGTTCCCGACGACGGCCAGCGCTACGCGGTGGTCGGCTGGAAGCAGTGGAGCCAGCTGCTGGCGATCGAGGAGTTCGCCAAGTCCGACTATATCGGGCCGGACGAGCTGCCGTGGCGCGGCACCCAGGCCAAGCGCTGGCTGGGCACCCTGTGGATCCCCCATTCCGGCCTGACGCTGAACGGAAACGTGCGGCTCTGCCACTGGTACCACAAGACGGCGGTCGGGCACGCGGCCGGCGCCGACGTGACCACCGACGTGACCTGGCACGGCGACCGCGCCTCGCACTTCGTCAACAACATGATGAGCCAGGGCGCCTGCCTGATCGACACCACCGGCGTCGTCACCCTGCGCTGCCTCGAGAGCTGA
- a CDS encoding HigA family addiction module antitoxin, with protein sequence MVITREDIDAGRIDFADVATGEMLLPVHPGEILSEEFLGPLCISAYKLAKDVGVPATRIHAIVTGKRGITGDTALRLGRYFGTSAQMWINLQARYDLEIARREVGDRVVAEVVPFRAA encoded by the coding sequence ATGGTCATCACACGTGAGGATATCGACGCGGGGCGGATCGATTTTGCCGACGTCGCGACAGGGGAGATGCTGCTGCCCGTTCACCCCGGTGAGATCCTGTCGGAGGAGTTTCTCGGCCCGCTTTGCATTTCGGCTTACAAACTGGCGAAAGACGTGGGTGTGCCGGCAACGCGCATTCACGCCATCGTCACCGGAAAGCGCGGCATCACCGGGGATACCGCGCTCAGGCTCGGCCGGTATTTCGGCACCTCCGCGCAGATGTGGATCAATCTCCAGGCCCGGTATGATTTGGAAATAGCCCGCCGGGAAGTCGGCGACAGGGTCGTGGCCGAGGTCGTGCCGTTCCGGGCCGCCTGA
- a CDS encoding type II toxin-antitoxin system RelE/ParE family toxin, translating into MIKTFADKGTAALFQGHFLKGMPADIQRRALVKLVLIDTAVTVEDLRVPPGNRLEALRGDRQGQYSIRVNGQWRICFVWKDGDAFEVEIVDYH; encoded by the coding sequence GTGATCAAGACCTTCGCAGACAAAGGCACCGCCGCCCTGTTCCAAGGCCACTTCCTGAAAGGGATGCCGGCCGACATCCAGCGCCGTGCGCTGGTGAAGCTCGTATTGATCGATACCGCCGTGACCGTGGAGGACCTGCGTGTCCCTCCCGGCAATCGCCTGGAAGCCTTGCGCGGAGACCGCCAAGGCCAATACAGCATCAGGGTCAACGGCCAGTGGCGCATCTGCTTCGTCTGGAAGGATGGCGATGCTTTCGAGGTGGAGATCGTCGACTACCATTGA
- a CDS encoding capsid assembly protein, giving the protein MSESLLIDPAASDPASPGAGVADRAALMRMLGVPDAPDGYCIRCDHGLFEADPDLNRRLHTAGFTPEQAQLLYDLAAERLVPMIRQIAFEFEAEREVMRLVSHFGGEEAWREISRQLLAWAKKNLPASALDGLTTSYDGVIALHRMMTASEPAALRAASETQPAGGEADLHKMMRDPRYWRDRDPALLAKVTEGFRRMYPDRE; this is encoded by the coding sequence ATGAGTGAGTCCCTGCTGATCGATCCCGCGGCTTCCGACCCGGCTTCGCCCGGCGCCGGCGTTGCCGACCGCGCGGCGCTGATGCGGATGCTGGGCGTGCCGGACGCGCCGGACGGCTATTGCATCCGGTGCGACCACGGGCTGTTCGAGGCCGACCCGGACCTGAACCGGCGGCTCCACACCGCCGGCTTCACGCCCGAGCAGGCGCAGCTGCTGTACGACCTGGCGGCCGAGCGGCTGGTGCCGATGATCCGGCAGATCGCCTTCGAGTTCGAGGCGGAACGCGAGGTGATGCGGCTGGTCAGCCATTTCGGCGGCGAGGAGGCGTGGCGCGAGATCTCCCGCCAGCTCCTGGCCTGGGCCAAGAAGAACCTGCCCGCGTCGGCACTGGATGGACTGACCACCAGCTATGACGGGGTGATCGCCCTTCACCGCATGATGACCGCGTCGGAACCGGCGGCGCTCCGCGCCGCGAGCGAGACCCAGCCGGCGGGCGGCGAGGCCGACCTTCACAAGATGATGCGCGACCCGCGCTACTGGCGCGACCGCGACCCGGCGCTGCTCGCCAAGGTGACGGAGGGCTTCCGCCGGATGTATCCCGACCGCGAATAG
- a CDS encoding portal protein, translating into MDAPALLQRFSAAKSRRSVWEAHWQECYDHALPHGGGFGPGGSPGERKSDRLFDGTAADAVEQLAASLLAQLTPPWSRWFGLAPGPDLDDAERDAAAPVLEKAAITLQSHFDRSNFAVEMHQCYLDLVTAGTACLLFEEAAPGDYSGFRFTAVPLAEAVLEEGADGRLDGTFRRSELTLAQLRLRFPDAAIPDALEREAARDPQVRFPVVEAVLKDGPAYRYSVILDSGLAEAAVLAEGRFARSPFINFRWLKAPGETYGRSPVMKALPDIKTANKVVELVLKNASIAVTGIWQADDDGVLNPGTIRLVPGTIIPKAVGSAGLTPLATPGRFDVSQLVLDDLRRRIRHALLVDRLGQVSDGRMTATEVLERSAEMSRLLGATYGRLQSELLTPLMMRAVAILRRRGEIPDVAVDGRTVEFQYRSPLAQAQAQRDVQATLRWLEVAGGLGKDAEAAVDHAAAARWLGRSFGVPGELVRAAPAAE; encoded by the coding sequence ATGGACGCCCCGGCGCTGCTCCAGCGCTTCAGCGCGGCCAAGTCCAGGCGGAGCGTCTGGGAAGCCCATTGGCAGGAATGCTACGACCACGCCCTGCCCCATGGCGGCGGGTTCGGACCGGGGGGAAGCCCGGGCGAGCGCAAGTCCGACCGGCTGTTCGACGGCACCGCGGCCGATGCGGTCGAACAGCTCGCCGCCAGCCTGCTGGCCCAGCTGACGCCGCCCTGGTCGCGCTGGTTCGGCCTGGCGCCCGGGCCGGACCTGGACGATGCCGAGCGGGATGCCGCCGCACCCGTGCTGGAGAAGGCGGCGATCACGCTGCAATCGCATTTCGACCGATCGAACTTCGCGGTCGAGATGCACCAGTGCTACCTGGACCTGGTGACCGCGGGGACCGCCTGCCTGCTGTTCGAGGAGGCGGCGCCGGGCGATTATTCCGGCTTCCGCTTCACCGCGGTGCCGCTGGCCGAGGCGGTGCTGGAGGAGGGGGCGGACGGACGGCTGGACGGCACCTTCCGGCGCAGCGAGCTGACATTGGCGCAGCTCCGGCTGCGGTTTCCCGACGCCGCCATCCCGGACGCGCTGGAGCGGGAGGCCGCCCGCGATCCCCAGGTCCGGTTCCCGGTGGTCGAGGCGGTCCTGAAGGACGGGCCGGCCTACCGCTACAGCGTGATCCTGGACAGCGGGCTGGCGGAGGCGGCCGTCCTGGCCGAGGGGCGGTTCGCCCGCTCCCCCTTCATCAATTTCCGCTGGCTGAAGGCGCCGGGCGAGACCTATGGCCGGTCGCCGGTGATGAAGGCTCTGCCCGACATCAAGACCGCCAACAAGGTGGTCGAGCTGGTGCTGAAGAACGCCTCCATCGCGGTCACCGGCATCTGGCAGGCCGACGACGACGGCGTGCTGAACCCCGGCACGATCCGGCTGGTGCCGGGCACCATCATCCCCAAGGCGGTCGGGTCGGCGGGGCTGACGCCGCTGGCGACGCCCGGCCGGTTCGACGTGTCGCAGCTGGTCCTCGACGACCTGCGGCGGCGCATCCGCCACGCCCTGCTGGTGGACCGGCTGGGGCAGGTGTCGGACGGCCGGATGACCGCGACCGAGGTGCTGGAGCGGTCGGCCGAGATGTCGCGCCTGCTGGGCGCCACCTATGGCCGGCTTCAGTCCGAGCTGCTGACGCCGCTGATGATGCGGGCCGTCGCCATCCTGCGCCGGCGCGGCGAGATCCCCGACGTCGCCGTGGACGGCAGGACGGTCGAGTTCCAGTACCGCTCGCCGCTGGCCCAGGCGCAGGCCCAGCGCGACGTCCAGGCGACTCTGCGCTGGCTGGAGGTGGCCGGCGGCCTCGGCAAGGACGCCGAGGCGGCGGTCGACCATGCCGCCGCGGCCCGCTGGCTCGGCCGCTCGTTCGGCGTGCCGGGGGAGCTGGTCCGGGCGGCGCCCGCGGCGGAGTGA
- a CDS encoding S24 family peptidase encodes MLKHADIWQAIDRLAAQNGLSASGLARRAGLDPTTFNKSKRTTTEGKLRWPSTESISKVLEATASSFSDFVSLVDNEQITGATQRIPVIGYAQAGAQGFFDDAGYPVGSGWDELQFPHVGDPQAYALEITGDSMEPVYRDGDIIIVSPSASLRRGDRVVVKTTGGEVMAKQLLRSTANRIELQSINPAHPLRTLNPTEITWMARIVWASQ; translated from the coding sequence ATGCTTAAACATGCAGACATTTGGCAGGCGATCGATCGCCTCGCGGCCCAGAACGGGCTGTCGGCCTCCGGCCTCGCGCGGCGGGCCGGGCTGGACCCGACGACGTTCAACAAGAGCAAGCGGACCACGACCGAGGGGAAGCTGCGCTGGCCGTCGACCGAGAGCATCTCGAAGGTGCTGGAGGCGACCGCCAGCTCGTTCAGCGACTTCGTCAGCCTGGTCGACAACGAGCAGATCACCGGCGCCACCCAGCGCATCCCGGTGATCGGCTATGCCCAGGCGGGCGCCCAGGGCTTCTTCGACGACGCGGGATACCCCGTCGGCAGCGGCTGGGACGAGTTGCAGTTCCCGCACGTGGGCGATCCCCAGGCCTATGCGCTGGAGATCACCGGCGACAGCATGGAGCCGGTCTACCGCGACGGCGACATCATCATCGTCTCGCCCTCGGCCAGCCTGCGGCGCGGCGACCGGGTCGTGGTCAAGACCACCGGCGGCGAGGTGATGGCCAAGCAACTCCTGCGCTCGACCGCGAACCGGATCGAGCTCCAGTCGATCAACCCGGCCCACCCGCTGCGCACGCTCAACCCGACCGAGATCACCTGGATGGCGCGGATCGTCTGGGCGAGCCAGTAG
- a CDS encoding DUF2312 domain-containing protein, whose amino-acid sequence MTDTSVAARADAGPANDVGGIAADRLRSFVERIERLEEEKKGISDDIKDVYLEAKGTGFDVKIIRTIIRLRKKAKEERQEEEELIELYKMALGME is encoded by the coding sequence ATGACGGACACTTCAGTTGCGGCGCGGGCCGATGCCGGGCCGGCGAACGATGTCGGCGGTATCGCCGCCGATCGCCTGCGCTCGTTCGTGGAGCGCATCGAGCGACTCGAGGAGGAGAAGAAGGGCATCTCGGACGACATCAAGGATGTCTATCTGGAGGCCAAGGGCACCGGCTTCGACGTGAAGATCATCCGGACGATCATCCGGCTCCGCAAGAAGGCCAAGGAGGAGCGTCAGGAGGAAGAGGAGCTGATCGAGCTCTACAAGATGGCGCTCGGCATGGAGTGA
- a CDS encoding DUF1244 domain-containing protein → MTELDERTRTELEAAAFRQLVEHLRNRTDVQNIDMMNLTGFCRNCLSKWYRAAAEGKGLEMSYDDAREIIYGMPYEEWKSKHQAEASAEQQQAFAAAQARSDH, encoded by the coding sequence ATGACCGAACTGGACGAACGCACGCGCACCGAGCTTGAGGCCGCGGCCTTCCGGCAGCTGGTCGAGCACCTGCGCAACCGCACCGACGTGCAGAATATCGACATGATGAACCTGACGGGGTTCTGCCGGAATTGCCTGTCCAAATGGTATCGGGCCGCCGCCGAGGGCAAGGGGCTGGAGATGAGCTACGACGATGCACGGGAGATCATCTACGGCATGCCGTACGAGGAGTGGAAGAGCAAGCATCAGGCCGAGGCTTCCGCCGAGCAGCAGCAAGCCTTCGCCGCCGCGCAGGCCCGCTCGGACCACTGA
- a CDS encoding terminase small subunit translates to MTTSAASSPAIHISYGQELFCQSMAAGAGAAQAVRRAGYSPMGAGQRGHFLMGRPEIRSRIDQIRAPPRPRSQPA, encoded by the coding sequence ATGACCACCTCTGCCGCGTCCTCTCCCGCCATCCACATCAGCTACGGGCAGGAGCTGTTCTGCCAGTCCATGGCCGCGGGTGCCGGCGCGGCGCAGGCGGTCCGCCGGGCGGGCTATTCGCCGATGGGAGCCGGGCAGCGCGGCCATTTCCTCATGGGCCGGCCGGAGATCCGCAGCCGCATCGACCAGATCCGCGCCCCTCCCCGGCCGCGCAGCCAGCCGGCATAG